A part of Liolophura sinensis isolate JHLJ2023 chromosome 1, CUHK_Ljap_v2, whole genome shotgun sequence genomic DNA contains:
- the LOC135475253 gene encoding caspase-3-like isoform X1, with the protein MDHMFDRLQRRASSLQSSLDKFLPMSLRTRVQLRNHHLAKSSSLPTVTDGQPRQESPLPRSESASLSERFRPKLLRSDASTIRPGAPCDPNEYNFNYKRRGVFLVINNKVFDASTGQSFREGSDLDAERLEERFQALGFEVRRYDDLTANQMSTLFFQVAAEDHSDADCFGCAILTHGKEGRVYGKDGMVGMDYLVMPFKGDRCTTLVGKPKLFFVQACRGFKLDRGADVPDKGEDDTDSATNVTMRKIPVEADFFMAYSTVPGHYSWRNNQDGSWFIQALCLVLENQGAKLELQHMMTQVNRMVAYDFESCTDEEWSSRCKQMPSMVSMLTRYVYFKPKKNVISS; encoded by the exons ATGGACCACATGTTTGACAGACTACAGAGACGCGCTAGCTCTCTCCAGTCCAGCCTGGACAAGTTTCTGCCCATGTCACTGAGAACCAGGGTGCAGTTGAGGAACCATCACCTGGCTAAATCATCCTCTCTTCCCACTGTGACCGACGGTCAACCCCGTCAGGAATCCCCGCTCCCGCGCTCTGAATCCGCCAGTCTCAGTGAACGCTTTAGACCCAAACTTTTAAG GAGCGATGCGTCTACGATACGCCCTGGTGCACCATGTGATCCAAATGAATATAACTTTAACTACAAGAGGAGAGGTGTGTTTCTTGTGATAAACAACAAAGTATTTGATGCCTCGACAGGCCAGAGTTTCCGAGAGGGCTCTGATCTTGACGCAGAAAGGCTTGAGGAAAGATTTCAGGCATTAGGATTTGAGGTCAGACGCTATGATGATCTCACAGCCAATCAAATGTCTACACTTTTTTTTCAAG TTGCGGCAGAAGACCACTCTGACGCCGACTGTTTTGGGTGTGCCATTCTCACCCATGGTAAGGAGGGACGGGTTTACGGCAAGGACGGAATGGTAGGAATGGACTACCTTGTCATGCCCTTCAAAGGAGACAGGTGTACAACGCTTGTAGGCAAGCCAAAATTATTCTTTGTACAG gCCTGCCGTGGGTTTAAGCTGGACCGAGGGGCAGACGTCCCTGACAAAGGAGAGGATGATACCGACAGTGCCACAAATGTCACCATGAGGAAGATTCCAGTGGAGGCAGACTTTTTTATGGCCTACTCCACAGTCCCAG GTCACTACTCATGGAGGAACAACCAGGACGGCTCCTGGTTCATCCAGGCTCTCTGCCTGGTGCTGGAGAACCAGGGAGCCAAGCTGGAGCTGCAGCATATGATGACACAGGTGAACAGAATGGTGGCTTACGACTTTGAGTCCTGCACCGACGAGGAGTGGTCGAGTCGCTGCAAACAGATGCCATCTATGGTCTCCATGCTCACTCGATACGTCTACTTCAAACCCAAGAAAAATGTCATCAGCAGTTAA
- the LOC135481906 gene encoding mitochondrial import inner membrane translocase subunit Tim23-like: MDEQKSGGIFGGGYSPYSSTDPSMQVPVTASKSSIMSPYLNFDPAYITPAGEPEFIFPEGANRQRGRFELAFSQIGGSVFAGAALGGLNGVYTGFRETHAAQLTGAVRRTQMLNYITKQGASSAQSLGVVALMYSIFGVIVSWGRGVDDELNTLTAATATGLLYKSSAGMKKCLRAGGIGFGLAAVYCMITSRDRLKMMMNR; encoded by the exons ATGGACGAGCAAAAGTCAGGGGGAATTTTTGGAGGAGGATATTCCCCATATTCCTCGACTGATCCATCAATGCAGGTTCCAG tcacagCAAGTAAATCCTCGATCATGTCACCCTATCTGAACTTCGACCCAGCCTACATCACACCA gCAGGTGAACCAGAATTCATATTTCCAGAAGGAGCAAATCGACAAAGAGGAAGATTTGAATTGGCATTTTCACAAATTGGTGGTTCAGTGTTTGCAG GGGCAGCTTTAGGTGGTTTAAATGGTGTGTATACAGGGTTTCGGGAGACACATGCAGCCCAGCTGACTGGAGCAGTCCGAAGAACTCA AATGTTAAACTACATCACAAAGCAAGGTGCCTCTTCAGCCCAATCTTTAGGAGTTGTAG CcctcatgtacagtatatttggTGTGATTGTTTCATGGGGCCGTGGAGTAGATGATGAACTAAACACACTTACAGCAGCCACAGCCACAGGATTGCTCTATAAATCCTCAG CTGGTATGAAGAAGTGTCTACGAGCAGGAGGTATTGGCTTTGGGCTGGCAGCTGTGTACTGCATGATAACCAGCAGGGACAGGTTAAAGATGATGATGAATCGGTGA